From Vibrio tritonius, the proteins below share one genomic window:
- the mpaA gene encoding murein tripeptide amidase MpaA: MRQLIHRTERGFFYDMPTQYGQSAFGAPLLYFSAGKVTESTGLILAGTHGDETASIALLSAALRSLPKKELRHHVILSVNPDGNQLGTRSNGRGVDLNRSFPTQNWSDAGTVYRWNQHANERDVKLLTGETGKLEPETRALIELIDELNPNFVVSFHEPLACVDSADHSPLGQQLSAWFSLPLVDNVGYSTPGSFGTWCDERQLLNVTMELPPISVDEVTERYLDATLKLLTME; encoded by the coding sequence ATGCGGCAATTGATTCATCGGACAGAAAGAGGTTTTTTTTATGATATGCCAACCCAATACGGACAGTCGGCGTTTGGGGCTCCATTGCTCTACTTTTCTGCAGGAAAAGTAACGGAGAGTACGGGGCTAATTTTGGCAGGCACACATGGTGATGAAACCGCATCAATTGCACTTTTATCCGCGGCGCTGCGTTCGTTACCTAAAAAAGAGTTACGCCACCATGTGATTCTGTCAGTGAATCCAGATGGAAATCAACTTGGCACTCGCAGTAATGGGCGTGGAGTTGATTTGAACCGCAGCTTCCCAACGCAAAATTGGTCTGATGCTGGAACGGTATATCGATGGAATCAGCATGCTAATGAGCGCGATGTTAAACTCTTGACTGGTGAAACTGGAAAATTGGAACCAGAAACGCGTGCATTGATTGAACTTATCGATGAACTAAACCCTAATTTTGTCGTTAGTTTTCATGAACCATTAGCCTGTGTTGATTCGGCTGACCACTCACCATTAGGGCAGCAGCTGTCTGCGTGGTTTTCGTTGCCTTTAGTCGATAACGTTGGATACAGCACTCCGGGGTCGTTTGGTACTTGGTGTGATGAACGGCAATTATTGAATGTGACTATGGAGCTTCCTCCCATATCTGTTGATGAGGTGACTGAACGGTATCTTGATGCCACCTTAAAGTTACTAACGATGGAATAA
- a CDS encoding DUF805 domain-containing protein, translated as MNWYILAIKNGFNFNGRARRKEYWMFGLFHAIVMVLFFMLMMITNENAIIAFLSLGYTLAMVLPNFAVTVRRLHDIDKSGWFSLIMFIPFVGPFILLYFMVLDSKGHTNQYGASPKLENK; from the coding sequence ATGAATTGGTATATTTTGGCTATAAAAAACGGCTTTAATTTTAATGGGCGAGCACGCCGCAAAGAATATTGGATGTTTGGCTTATTTCACGCCATCGTTATGGTCCTATTTTTTATGCTAATGATGATTACAAATGAAAATGCCATCATTGCGTTTTTATCTTTAGGCTACACTTTGGCAATGGTCTTGCCAAACTTTGCAGTAACGGTTAGACGCTTACATGATATTGATAAATCTGGCTGGTTCTCATTGATTATGTTTATTCCGTTTGTTGGTCCATTTATTCTGCTATATTTTATGGTGTTAGATAGCAAAGGCCATACTAATCAGTATGGTGCCTCACCTAAGTTGGAAAATAAATAA